A window of Methanobrevibacter sp. TMH8 contains these coding sequences:
- a CDS encoding chitobiase/beta-hexosaminidase C-terminal domain-containing protein — MLKKIYLILIIIGISCFVTIVPLSATDEINIESTYDSGTYYNQIHDLKLISDKENINIYYTTNGSTPNESSKLYNQSKSIMIHQNTTLKFIGYNVTNSSQTSQVYTFDFIIDENSTITPNLVAGTYYNQIHNLRVSSSSGGVIYYTTDGSTPNNQSNLYDGDVIMIHHSQSLKFISYDKKGVGSQIYSYQYIIDENPNITPNIKPGTYYSEIHTLKVSSSSNGTIYYTTDGSAPTNKSKKYDGKVIMVHHSQILKFILYSDTSNSKVFSYNYTINKSPVTANPSSKKINKNFKVSLSIKGNGKIYYKLNNDAYKLYSKPIKITKSSKLNFYGKDSLGHDSNVLTKKYVIDKVVPKIKSSSPKSYGKLKGKNVVIAYSEKIDKVNSKSLSKITLINTKNKKKVSIDVKILNNKLIISPKAKLKPNIKYYIVIPKKTIKDIAGNIFSPLKQYKLTFKV, encoded by the coding sequence ATGTTAAAAAAAATTTATCTTATATTAATCATTATTGGAATATCATGCTTTGTTACAATAGTTCCATTATCTGCTACTGATGAGATTAATATTGAATCAACTTATGATTCTGGTACTTACTATAATCAAATACATGATCTTAAATTAATATCGGATAAGGAAAATATAAATATTTATTATACTACAAATGGATCTACACCTAATGAATCAAGCAAGCTTTATAATCAAAGTAAATCTATTATGATTCATCAAAATACAACTTTAAAATTTATTGGTTATAATGTTACTAATAGTTCACAAACTTCACAAGTCTACACTTTTGACTTTATTATTGATGAAAATTCTACCATAACTCCAAATCTAGTAGCTGGTACATATTATAATCAGATTCATAATCTTAGAGTGTCTTCAAGTAGTGGTGGGGTTATTTATTATACAACAGATGGATCTACTCCAAATAATCAAAGTAATCTATATGATGGTGATGTGATAATGATACATCACAGTCAAAGTTTAAAATTTATATCATATGATAAAAAAGGTGTTGGTTCACAGATATACTCATATCAATACATTATAGATGAAAATCCAAATATTACTCCAAATATTAAACCTGGTACTTATTATAGTGAAATACACACACTTAAAGTATCTTCAAGTAGTAATGGAACTATTTATTATACAACTGATGGTTCAGCACCAACAAATAAAAGTAAAAAATATGATGGAAAAGTAATAATGGTTCACCATAGCCAAATTTTGAAATTCATACTTTATAGTGATACTTCAAATTCTAAAGTTTTTAGTTATAATTATACAATAAATAAATCTCCAGTTACTGCTAATCCCTCATCAAAAAAGATTAATAAGAATTTTAAAGTGAGTTTATCAATCAAAGGTAATGGTAAAATTTATTATAAGTTGAATAATGATGCTTATAAGTTGTATAGTAAGCCTATTAAGATAACTAAAAGTTCAAAATTAAATTTCTATGGTAAAGATAGTTTAGGACATGATTCCAATGTTTTAACTAAAAAATATGTTATAGACAAAGTAGTTCCAAAGATTAAATCTTCAAGTCCTAAGAGTTATGGTAAACTTAAAGGTAAAAATGTAGTTATAGCTTATTCTGAGAAAATAGACAAAGTAAATTCTAAATCATTAAGTAAAATTACTTTAATCAATACTAAAAATAAGAAAAAAGTGAGTATTGATGTTAAAATTTTGAATAATAAGTTAATAATAAGTCCTAAAGCTAAACTCAAACCTAATATAAAATATTATATTGTTATACCAAAAAAGACTATAAAAGATATTGCAGGCAATATCTTTTCTCCTTTGAAGCAATATAAATTAACGTTTAAAGTATAG
- the fdhD gene encoding formate dehydrogenase accessory sulfurtransferase FdhD, translating into MLMTDNVKASFYKNGAYIDKEEEIVADETITVVINETLTRSFSISPNSLEDFTVGYMLGEGIIETVDNIEKLEVNGNKITATVNLEDFDIMKELIVGSDCFGGWRTKIDLINKVESDFKVSGEEILENIEKIREKATTWEKTGGTHVAGLVNNEKDKFISREDISRHVAVDKVIGASAREKLDFKNSYIVYSGRMPADVLIKLARVGIPLIASNAAPTLSGYTVADEANITMIGFAREDKFNVYTHPEHLKK; encoded by the coding sequence ATGTTAATGACTGATAATGTTAAAGCTTCATTTTATAAAAATGGAGCTTATATTGATAAAGAAGAAGAAATAGTCGCTGATGAAACAATAACTGTAGTAATTAATGAAACATTAACAAGAAGTTTTTCAATTAGCCCTAATTCTTTAGAAGATTTTACTGTGGGATATATGTTAGGAGAAGGAATTATTGAAACTGTTGATAATATAGAAAAACTTGAAGTTAATGGTAACAAAATAACAGCTACTGTGAACTTGGAAGATTTTGATATTATGAAAGAACTTATTGTTGGATCTGATTGTTTTGGAGGTTGGAGAACAAAAATTGATTTGATAAACAAAGTAGAATCAGATTTTAAAGTCAGTGGTGAAGAAATACTAGAGAATATTGAAAAAATTAGAGAAAAAGCTACTACTTGGGAAAAAACTGGAGGAACACATGTAGCTGGATTAGTAAATAATGAAAAAGATAAATTTATTTCCAGAGAAGATATAAGTAGACATGTTGCAGTTGATAAGGTTATTGGAGCATCTGCAAGAGAAAAACTAGACTTTAAAAATTCATATATAGTTTATAGTGGGAGAATGCCAGCAGATGTATTGATTAAACTAGCTAGAGTAGGAATTCCTTTAATAGCTTCTAATGCAGCACCAACACTATCTGGATATACTGTAGCAGATGAAGCTAATATTACTATGATAGGATTTGCAAGAGAAGATAAATTCAATGTGTATACTCATCCTGAGCATTTAAAAAAATAG
- a CDS encoding O-acetylhomoserine aminocarboxypropyltransferase/cysteine synthase family protein, with product MSDNNNEEKQYGNRTLELHAGQEEPDPATGARAVPIYQTTSYVFNDTEQAANLFALQEFGQIYTRLTNPTNDVLEQRVAAIEGGVAGLSFASGAAAITTSILNLSSVGENIVSGDNLYGGTYSLFNNTFPNFGREVKFVDSQDLNAYEAAIDSNTKALYAESLGNPKLDVPDFEKLSKLAHENDIPLIVDNTSAVGLVKPIEYGADIVVDSATKFLGGHGTTLGGIIVTGDKFDWANGKFPEFTKPDPAYNGLSYTEAFNELAYIIRARGNFLRDVGPSLSPFNAFLLLQGTETLSLRMKQHSENALEVAKFLEGHENVSWVNYPGLETDSSHKLAKKYLKGGYGALIGFAIKGGLEEGKKFINNVDLLSHLANIGDSKSLVIHPASTTHSQLNVQEQIATGVTPDFIRLSIGVENVEDIIADIDQGLNKAVGK from the coding sequence ATGAGTGATAATAATAACGAAGAAAAACAATATGGAAACAGGACATTAGAATTACATGCTGGTCAAGAAGAACCAGATCCGGCAACCGGTGCAAGAGCAGTTCCAATCTATCAAACAACTTCTTATGTTTTTAATGATACAGAACAAGCAGCAAATTTGTTTGCTCTTCAAGAGTTTGGACAAATCTATACAAGGTTAACTAATCCTACTAATGATGTACTTGAACAAAGAGTTGCAGCTATTGAAGGCGGTGTAGCAGGTTTATCATTTGCATCAGGAGCTGCTGCTATAACTACATCTATACTAAACTTATCTAGTGTAGGAGAAAATATAGTATCTGGAGACAACTTATATGGAGGGACTTATTCATTATTCAATAATACTTTCCCTAACTTCGGAAGAGAAGTAAAGTTCGTTGATTCTCAAGATTTAAATGCATATGAAGCAGCAATTGATTCAAATACTAAAGCATTATATGCAGAATCTTTAGGAAATCCTAAGTTAGATGTTCCTGATTTTGAAAAATTATCAAAGTTAGCTCATGAAAATGATATTCCTTTGATTGTAGATAATACCTCTGCTGTTGGGCTTGTTAAACCAATAGAATATGGTGCAGATATTGTAGTAGATTCAGCTACAAAATTCCTTGGAGGTCATGGAACAACTCTTGGAGGAATAATCGTTACAGGAGATAAATTTGATTGGGCAAATGGAAAATTCCCTGAATTTACTAAACCAGATCCTGCATATAATGGATTATCATACACAGAAGCTTTTAATGAACTAGCATATATTATAAGAGCTAGAGGAAACTTCCTACGAGATGTTGGACCAAGTTTAAGTCCATTCAATGCATTCTTGCTTTTACAAGGTACAGAAACTTTATCTCTAAGAATGAAACAACATAGTGAAAATGCACTTGAAGTAGCTAAATTCTTAGAAGGTCATGAAAATGTTTCATGGGTAAATTATCCTGGACTTGAAACTGATTCTTCCCATAAACTCGCAAAAAAATATTTAAAAGGCGGATATGGTGCACTTATAGGATTTGCTATTAAAGGTGGATTAGAAGAGGGTAAAAAATTCATCAATAATGTTGATTTACTTTCCCATTTAGCTAATATTGGAGATTCTAAATCATTAGTTATACACCCTGCATCAACTACACATTCTCAATTAAATGTTCAAGAGCAAATAGCTACTGGAGTAACACCTGATTTTATTAGGTTATCTATTGGAGTTGAAAATGTTGAAGACATTATAGCTGATATTGATCAAGGATTAAATAAAGCTGTTGGTAAATAA
- the cysE gene encoding serine O-acetyltransferase, whose translation MFKRIKEDILMVNLRDPAARSSFEIFLCYSGLHSIWYHLFAHYLWNHGRYLSARIVSSINRFFTGIEIHPAAKIGRRVFIDHGMGVVIGETAEIGNDVILYKGVVLGGTSTIREKRHPTVGDGVVIGSGALIIGNITLGNGSKVGAGSVVLDNVPNGATIVGVPGKIVQEERKCAIDLEHQNLPDPIDKTLQMLLKRQKYLENEIIKLKQDNKS comes from the coding sequence ATGTTTAAAAGAATAAAAGAAGATATATTAATGGTTAATCTAAGAGATCCTGCAGCAAGAAGTTCATTTGAGATATTTCTCTGTTATTCAGGTTTACACTCTATATGGTACCATTTATTTGCCCATTATCTATGGAATCATGGCAGATATTTATCAGCAAGAATTGTTTCATCGATTAATCGATTTTTCACAGGAATAGAAATTCATCCTGCAGCTAAAATAGGACGTAGAGTTTTTATTGATCATGGAATGGGAGTAGTTATTGGTGAAACTGCTGAAATTGGTAATGATGTAATTTTATACAAAGGAGTTGTACTTGGAGGAACAAGCACAATCAGGGAAAAAAGACATCCTACTGTTGGAGATGGAGTTGTCATTGGTTCAGGGGCTCTTATAATTGGAAATATTACTCTTGGAAATGGATCTAAAGTGGGAGCAGGATCAGTTGTTTTGGATAATGTTCCTAATGGAGCTACTATTGTTGGGGTTCCTGGAAAAATAGTTCAAGAAGAAAGAAAATGTGCTATAGATCTTGAACATCAAAATCTTCCAGATCCTATTGATAAAACTCTTCAAATGCTTTTAAAAAGGCAAAAATATTTAGAAAATGAAATTATTAAACTTAAACAAGATAATAAAAGTTAA
- a CDS encoding NifB/NifX family molybdenum-iron cluster-binding protein, with amino-acid sequence MTFKVAVASTDNENINEHFGKAKRFLIYKIKDDGSYEFLENRENNPPCNNGKHEGNIMIDSVDLIEDVSILLVSNVGPGAIDLLISKEIKPYVTSFTIEDGLKEISVLEKELHQNND; translated from the coding sequence ATGACATTTAAAGTTGCAGTTGCAAGTACAGATAATGAAAATATTAATGAACACTTTGGAAAAGCAAAGAGATTTTTAATATATAAAATAAAAGATGATGGATCTTATGAATTTCTTGAAAATAGAGAGAATAATCCTCCTTGTAACAATGGAAAACATGAAGGAAACATCATGATTGATAGTGTAGACTTAATCGAAGATGTAAGTATTCTCTTGGTATCAAATGTAGGTCCTGGAGCTATAGACTTATTGATTTCAAAAGAAATCAAACCATATGTAACATCTTTTACTATTGAAGATGGTTTAAAAGAAATAAGTGTTCTTGAAAAAGAACTACATCAAAATAATGATTAA
- a CDS encoding radical SAM protein yields the protein MVDYLLLKATLLTEGIRADKESLKDIGTKYKEQNHGLFGWDFETHVDVKLPDDFYLPDGTIVQYRLNSSSPYNVRKLEGEKLILHHNNHEICEVKWMNRPEYYNQKTSSGKEMVKIGQLGGKDCLFFCFQNYCSNFKNNEQCSFCNLVSTATTYKSVIRKKEAKDIGEVAATAFNEGQAKHINMTGGCYISGKELEVVGNILFEMKNQTGMERIPGLIAPAPAKGDDIIQGYYDTGIQSLSFNMEVWDPKYYEAICPGKSSSTSHDEFIKSIKQAIGIFGEGNVYVAMVMGLEPKNTFLEGITFLSELGANVIPFVWSPNPGSKLEGHRAPFASWYKETILEASDIVYNNKVPWGLENHCYECDGNSLLHDALRLKGVK from the coding sequence ATGGTAGATTATTTATTATTAAAAGCAACACTACTTACCGAAGGAATAAGAGCAGATAAAGAAAGTTTAAAAGATATTGGAACAAAATACAAAGAACAGAACCATGGACTATTTGGTTGGGATTTTGAAACACATGTTGATGTAAAACTTCCAGATGATTTTTATCTTCCTGATGGCACTATAGTTCAATATAGATTAAATTCTTCTTCCCCCTACAATGTTCGAAAACTTGAAGGGGAAAAATTAATTTTGCACCACAATAATCATGAGATCTGTGAAGTTAAATGGATGAATCGTCCAGAATACTACAATCAAAAAACAAGTTCTGGAAAAGAAATGGTTAAAATAGGCCAGTTAGGTGGAAAGGACTGTTTATTCTTTTGTTTCCAGAATTACTGTTCTAATTTTAAAAATAATGAACAATGCTCTTTTTGTAACCTTGTTTCAACAGCTACTACCTATAAATCAGTGATTAGAAAAAAAGAAGCTAAGGATATAGGTGAAGTTGCAGCAACTGCATTTAATGAAGGTCAAGCTAAACATATTAATATGACAGGGGGTTGTTATATAAGTGGAAAAGAGCTTGAAGTTGTTGGAAACATATTATTTGAAATGAAAAATCAGACAGGAATGGAAAGAATTCCAGGTTTGATAGCTCCAGCTCCTGCAAAAGGAGATGATATAATTCAAGGGTACTATGATACTGGTATCCAATCTCTTAGTTTTAATATGGAAGTCTGGGATCCAAAATATTATGAAGCTATATGTCCTGGAAAATCATCAAGTACAAGTCATGATGAATTTATAAAATCAATTAAACAAGCTATTGGGATTTTTGGAGAAGGAAATGTTTATGTAGCTATGGTCATGGGATTAGAACCTAAAAATACATTTTTAGAAGGAATAACTTTTCTTTCAGAGTTAGGAGCTAATGTTATTCCATTTGTATGGTCTCCAAATCCAGGATCTAAATTAGAAGGACATAGGGCTCCTTTTGCAAGTTGGTACAAAGAAACAATACTAGAAGCTAGTGATATTGTCTATAATAATAAAGTTCCTTGGGGTCTTGAGAATCATTGTTATGAGTGTGATGGAAATTCACTATTACATGATGCTTTAAGATTAAAAGGTGTTAAATAA